From a single Nissabacter sp. SGAir0207 genomic region:
- the ubiD gene encoding 4-hydroxy-3-polyprenylbenzoate decarboxylase, giving the protein MKYRDLRDFIALLEQRGELKRISQPIDPYLEMTEIADRTLRAGGPALLFENPKGYQMPVLCNLFGTPKRVALGMGQEEVSALREVGKLLAFLKEPEPPKGFRDLFDKVPKFKQVLNMPTKRQGNAPCQEQVWEGDAVDLSRIPVMHCWPEDAAPLVTWGLTVTRGPHKERQNLGIYRQQVLGRNKLIMRWLSHRGGALDFQEWCQANPGQRFPVSVALGADPATILGAVTPVPDTLSEYAFAGLLRGNKTEVVKCLSNDLEVPASAEIVLEGYIDPQELAPEGPYGDHTGYYNEVDHFPVFTVTHITQRKNAIYHSTYTGRPPDEPAVLGVALNEVFVPILQKQFPEIVDFYLPPEGCSYRMAVVTMKKQYAGHAKRVMMGVWSFLRQFMYTKFVIVCDDDVNARDWNDVIWAITTRMDPARDTVLVENTPIDYLDFASPVSGLGSKMGLDATNKWPGETQREWGRPIVKDPAVTARVDAIWDELAIFSDRKPGR; this is encoded by the coding sequence ATGAAATACCGGGATTTACGTGACTTTATCGCCTTGCTCGAGCAGCGGGGCGAACTCAAACGCATCAGCCAGCCCATCGACCCCTACCTGGAAATGACCGAGATTGCCGATCGCACCCTGCGTGCCGGTGGCCCGGCGCTGTTATTCGAGAACCCGAAGGGCTACCAGATGCCGGTACTGTGCAACCTGTTCGGCACGCCGAAGCGGGTGGCGTTGGGTATGGGGCAAGAGGAGGTCAGCGCGCTGCGTGAAGTCGGTAAGTTGCTGGCATTCCTGAAAGAGCCGGAGCCGCCGAAGGGCTTCCGCGACCTGTTCGACAAGGTGCCGAAGTTCAAGCAGGTGCTGAACATGCCGACCAAGCGCCAGGGCAACGCGCCCTGTCAGGAGCAGGTGTGGGAGGGCGATGCGGTCGATCTGAGCCGCATCCCGGTAATGCACTGCTGGCCGGAGGATGCCGCGCCGCTGGTGACCTGGGGCCTGACCGTCACCCGTGGCCCGCACAAGGAGCGCCAGAACCTCGGCATCTATCGTCAGCAGGTGCTGGGCCGTAACAAGCTGATCATGCGTTGGCTCTCCCACCGGGGCGGCGCGCTCGATTTCCAGGAGTGGTGCCAGGCCAACCCCGGCCAGCGTTTCCCGGTGTCAGTGGCGCTGGGTGCCGATCCGGCCACCATCCTCGGCGCGGTAACGCCGGTGCCAGATACCCTCTCTGAATATGCCTTTGCCGGGCTACTGCGCGGCAACAAGACCGAAGTGGTGAAGTGCCTCTCCAACGATTTGGAAGTGCCGGCCAGCGCCGAGATTGTGCTGGAAGGGTATATCGATCCGCAGGAGCTGGCGCCCGAAGGGCCGTATGGCGACCACACCGGCTACTACAATGAGGTCGATCACTTCCCGGTTTTCACCGTCACCCACATCACCCAGCGCAAGAATGCCATCTACCACTCGACCTACACCGGCCGCCCGCCGGATGAGCCGGCGGTGCTGGGCGTGGCGCTGAATGAAGTGTTCGTGCCGATCCTGCAAAAACAGTTCCCGGAGATCGTCGATTTCTACCTGCCGCCGGAGGGGTGCTCCTACCGTATGGCGGTGGTGACGATGAAAAAACAGTACGCTGGCCATGCCAAGCGCGTAATGATGGGTGTATGGTCATTTTTACGGCAGTTTATGTACACCAAGTTTGTTATCGTGTGTGACGATGATGTTAATGCCCGCGACTGGAATGATGTGATCTGGGCCATCACCACCCGCATGGACCCAGCGCGTGATACGGTGCTGGTGGAAAACACCCCCATCGACTATCTCGATTTCGCCTCACCGGTGTCGGGCCTCGGCTCGAAGATGGGCCTTGACGCTACCAACAAGTGGCCAGGCGAAACCCAGCGCGAGTGGGGCCGCCCGATCGTCAAAGACCCGGCGGTGACCGCCCGCGTGGATGCCATCTGGGACGAGCTGGCGATTTTCAGTGACAGGAAGCCGGGGCGCTAG
- the fre gene encoding NAD(P)H-flavin reductase has translation MTILSCTVASVEAITDTVYRVRLVPETPVTFRAGQYLMVVMDERDKRPFSIASTPAENAYIELHIGASELNLYAMAVMDRILQERAINVDIPHGDAWLRDDSTRPLILIAGGTGFSYARSILITALEQQPGRDISIYWGGRELSHLYDLNELEALSVQYPNLKVIPVVEQPAEDWQGRTGTVLSAVLQDHASLAGHDIYIAGRFEMAKIARERFCNERGAVAAQMFGDAFSFL, from the coding sequence ATGACGATATTAAGCTGTACAGTGGCCTCCGTAGAGGCCATTACCGATACCGTATACCGGGTCAGGCTGGTGCCTGAAACGCCGGTGACTTTCCGCGCCGGGCAATATTTGATGGTGGTGATGGATGAGCGTGACAAGCGCCCGTTCTCCATCGCGTCCACCCCAGCGGAAAACGCCTATATTGAGCTGCACATTGGCGCATCCGAGCTGAACCTGTATGCGATGGCGGTGATGGATCGCATCCTGCAAGAGCGCGCCATTAACGTGGACATTCCGCATGGCGATGCCTGGCTGCGCGACGACAGCACCCGCCCGCTGATCCTGATCGCTGGCGGCACCGGCTTCTCCTATGCGCGCTCGATCCTGATCACCGCGCTGGAGCAGCAGCCGGGGCGCGACATCTCCATCTACTGGGGCGGGCGCGAGCTGTCACATTTGTATGACCTGAACGAGCTGGAAGCGCTGAGCGTGCAGTACCCGAACCTGAAAGTCATTCCGGTGGTGGAGCAGCCTGCCGAGGATTGGCAGGGGCGCACTGGCACCGTGCTGAGCGCGGTGTTGCAGGATCACGCCTCGCTGGCTGGCCATGATATCTACATCGCGGGCCGCTTTGAGATGGCGAAAATTGCGCGTGAGCGCTTCTGCAATGAGCGCGGGGCTGTTGCTGCCCAAATGTTTGGCGATGCCTTCTCCTTCCTCTGA
- the fadB gene encoding fatty acid oxidation complex subunit alpha FadB yields the protein MLYQGDTLHLHWLENGIAELVFDAPGSVNKLDTKTVASLGEAVAVLESLPNLQGVLLRSSKAAFIVGADITEFLSLFDAPPEKLTAWLGFANQIFNRLEDLPVPTLSAINGYALGGGCECVLATDLRVATPDARIGLPETKLGIMPGFGGSVRLPRLLGADSAMEIITAGKDLPAAEALKLGLVDAVVSDEKLLPAALQMLRQAIDGQLDWRAARQPKLEPLKLSRIEAAMSFNVAKGLVMQQAGPHYPAPLAAVKTIEAAAKHGREEALKLETAAFVPLAGSPQARALVGIFLNDQYVKGEAKKRAKQTQAPTKAAVLGAGIMGGGIAYQSALKGVPVLMKDINEKSLTLGMNEAGKLLNKQLERGKLDGLGLAKTLAAIQPTLAYAGLDQVQVVVEAVVENPKVKAAVLAEAEAQLDAQCVLASNTSTIPISQLAQALKRPENFCGMHFFNPVHRMPLVEVVRGKQTSDRTLATVVAYALQMGKTPVVVNDCPGFFVNRVLFPYLAGFSLLLRDGADFRQVDKVMEKQFGWPMGPAYLLDVVGLDTAHHAQAVMAQGFPDRMGKDYRDAVDVLFEQQRFGQKSGAGFYRYSEDSKGKPRKTPDEAVDPLLAAVRGADRDFGGEEIIARMMIPMINEVVRCLEERIIASPAEADIALVYGLGFPPFHGGVFRYLDTLGSRHYVALADRYAALGPLYQVPAGLRAKAESNGRYYPETTPPVDIAAGTPA from the coding sequence ATGCTCTATCAAGGCGATACCCTGCACCTACACTGGCTGGAGAACGGCATTGCCGAGCTGGTGTTTGATGCCCCAGGCTCGGTCAATAAGCTCGACACCAAAACGGTCGCCAGCCTGGGCGAAGCCGTTGCGGTACTGGAATCCCTGCCCAATCTGCAAGGTGTACTGCTGCGTTCCAGCAAGGCCGCCTTTATTGTTGGGGCGGATATCACCGAATTCCTGTCACTGTTTGACGCGCCGCCAGAGAAGCTGACCGCGTGGCTGGGCTTTGCCAACCAAATCTTCAACCGGCTGGAGGATCTGCCCGTCCCGACGCTGTCGGCGATCAATGGCTATGCCCTTGGCGGCGGGTGTGAGTGCGTACTCGCGACCGACCTGCGCGTCGCCACGCCAGACGCCCGCATCGGCCTGCCGGAGACCAAGCTGGGCATCATGCCGGGCTTCGGCGGCTCCGTCCGCCTGCCACGCCTGCTGGGGGCGGACAGCGCGATGGAGATCATCACCGCTGGCAAAGATCTCCCGGCGGCGGAAGCATTGAAACTGGGGCTGGTGGATGCAGTGGTCAGCGACGAGAAGCTGCTGCCAGCGGCCTTGCAGATGTTGCGTCAGGCGATCGACGGCCAGCTCGACTGGCGTGCGGCACGCCAACCAAAGCTGGAGCCACTGAAGCTCTCCAGGATTGAGGCGGCGATGAGTTTCAATGTCGCCAAGGGGCTGGTGATGCAACAGGCTGGCCCGCACTACCCGGCCCCGCTGGCGGCGGTCAAGACCATTGAGGCCGCGGCGAAGCATGGCCGGGAGGAGGCGCTGAAGTTGGAGACCGCCGCCTTTGTGCCGCTGGCTGGCTCGCCGCAGGCGCGCGCGCTGGTGGGCATCTTCCTCAACGACCAGTATGTGAAGGGCGAGGCGAAAAAGCGGGCTAAGCAGACTCAGGCACCGACCAAAGCGGCAGTGCTGGGCGCGGGCATCATGGGCGGCGGCATCGCTTACCAGTCAGCGCTGAAAGGCGTGCCGGTGCTGATGAAGGATATTAATGAGAAGTCCCTGACGCTCGGCATGAATGAAGCGGGCAAATTGCTCAACAAGCAACTGGAGCGCGGCAAGCTGGATGGGCTGGGGCTGGCAAAAACCCTCGCCGCCATCCAGCCGACGCTGGCCTACGCCGGTCTGGATCAGGTGCAGGTGGTAGTGGAAGCGGTAGTAGAGAACCCGAAAGTCAAAGCCGCGGTGCTGGCCGAAGCCGAGGCGCAACTGGACGCACAGTGCGTGCTGGCCTCCAACACCTCCACTATCCCCATTAGCCAGCTGGCGCAGGCGCTGAAGCGGCCAGAAAACTTCTGTGGTATGCACTTTTTCAACCCGGTGCACCGGATGCCGCTGGTCGAAGTGGTGCGCGGCAAGCAGACCTCTGACCGCACGCTGGCGACGGTGGTGGCCTACGCCCTCCAGATGGGCAAGACGCCGGTGGTGGTGAATGACTGCCCCGGCTTCTTCGTCAACCGCGTGCTGTTCCCCTATCTGGCCGGTTTCAGCCTGCTGCTGCGCGACGGCGCGGACTTCCGCCAGGTCGATAAGGTGATGGAGAAACAGTTTGGCTGGCCGATGGGGCCAGCTTACCTGCTGGATGTGGTCGGCCTCGACACCGCCCACCACGCGCAGGCCGTGATGGCGCAAGGCTTCCCGGATCGGATGGGCAAAGATTACCGCGATGCGGTGGACGTGCTGTTTGAACAGCAGCGCTTTGGCCAGAAGAGCGGCGCGGGCTTCTACCGTTACAGTGAAGACAGCAAAGGCAAGCCGCGCAAAACGCCGGATGAGGCGGTTGATCCGCTGCTGGCGGCGGTGCGTGGCGCGGATCGTGATTTTGGCGGTGAGGAGATTATCGCGCGCATGATGATCCCGATGATCAACGAAGTGGTGCGCTGTCTGGAGGAGCGGATTATCGCCAGCCCGGCCGAAGCGGATATCGCGCTGGTCTACGGTCTGGGCTTCCCTCCCTTCCACGGCGGGGTGTTCCGCTATCTGGACACGCTGGGCAGCCGCCACTATGTGGCACTGGCCGACCGCTACGCCGCGCTGGGGCCGCTCTACCAGGTGCCCGCCGGGCTGCGTGCCAAGGCGGAGAGCAATGGCCGCTACTACCCTGAAACCACGCCGCCGGTGGATATCGCCGCCGGCACGCCGGCATGA
- the fadA gene encoding acetyl-CoA C-acyltransferase FadA, whose amino-acid sequence MENVVIVDALRTPMGRSKGGAFRQVRAEDLSAHLMRALLNRNPALDPGEIDDIHWGCVQQTLEQGFNIARNAALLAEIPHRVPAVTVNRLCGSSMQALHDAARAIMVGDAQVSLIGGVEHMGHVPMHHGVDFHPGLSRTVAKAAGMMGLTAEMLAKMHHISREMQDEFAARSHQRAHAATVAGRFKREIAPTGGHDADGVLFRLDYDEVIRPETNVAALAALKPAFDPANGTVTAGSSSALSDGAAAMLVMSESRARALGLAPRARIRAMAVVGCDPSIMGYGPVPATQLALKRAGLSVGDIGLFELNEAFAAQTLPCIKDLGLLEQLDEKVNLNGGAIALGHPLGCSGARISTTLLHLMEDRDVQFGVATMCIGLGQGIATVFEQLA is encoded by the coding sequence ATGGAAAATGTCGTAATCGTAGATGCACTCCGCACGCCGATGGGCCGCTCCAAGGGCGGTGCCTTCCGTCAGGTGCGGGCGGAAGATCTCTCGGCGCACCTGATGCGGGCGCTGCTGAACCGCAATCCGGCGCTGGATCCGGGCGAAATAGATGACATCCACTGGGGCTGCGTGCAGCAGACGCTGGAGCAGGGTTTCAACATCGCCCGCAACGCCGCGCTGCTGGCGGAGATCCCGCACCGCGTGCCTGCCGTGACGGTCAACCGGCTGTGCGGCTCCTCCATGCAGGCGCTGCATGACGCCGCCCGCGCCATTATGGTCGGCGATGCGCAGGTGAGCCTGATTGGCGGCGTCGAGCACATGGGCCACGTGCCGATGCACCACGGCGTGGATTTCCACCCTGGCCTGAGCCGCACCGTCGCCAAAGCAGCGGGCATGATGGGGCTGACGGCGGAGATGCTGGCGAAGATGCACCACATCAGCCGCGAGATGCAGGATGAGTTTGCTGCCCGCTCCCACCAGCGCGCCCATGCTGCCACGGTGGCTGGCCGCTTCAAGCGTGAGATCGCGCCCACCGGCGGCCATGATGCCGATGGCGTGCTGTTCCGCCTCGACTATGACGAGGTGATCCGGCCGGAGACCAATGTGGCAGCGCTGGCGGCGCTGAAACCGGCATTCGATCCAGCCAACGGCACAGTCACCGCTGGCAGCTCGTCCGCCCTTTCGGACGGCGCGGCCGCGATGCTGGTCATGAGCGAGTCCCGCGCCCGTGCGCTGGGACTGGCCCCTCGGGCGCGCATCCGCGCGATGGCGGTGGTGGGCTGCGATCCCTCGATCATGGGCTATGGCCCGGTGCCAGCCACCCAACTGGCGCTGAAACGCGCCGGGCTGAGCGTGGGGGACATCGGCCTGTTCGAACTGAATGAGGCGTTTGCCGCCCAGACGCTGCCTTGCATCAAGGATCTCGGCCTGTTGGAGCAGCTGGATGAGAAAGTGAACCTGAATGGCGGCGCGATTGCCCTCGGCCACCCGCTGGGGTGCTCTGGCGCACGCATCTCCACGACCCTGCTGCACCTGATGGAAGATCGTGACGTGCAGTTTGGCGTGGCCACCATGTGCATCGGACTGGGACAGGGGATCGCGACGGTGTTTGAACAGCTGGCCTGA
- the hemB gene encoding porphobilinogen synthase, translated as MSYAFPGTFPGRRMRRVRRHDFSRRLVAENQLTVNDLIYPVFVMEGSNRRQAVPSMPGVERMTIDELVKEAEAIAKLGVPVLSLFPVIEGDLKSLHAEEAYNPNGLVQRTIRAVKDAVPELGILTDVALDPYTTHGQDGIIDADGYVINDVTKEILVRQALSHAEAGAEIIAPSDMMDGRIGAIRDQLEAQGLINTQIMAYSAKYASCYYGPFRDAVGSSSNLKGGNKKTYQMDPANSDEALQEIAQDLQEGADMVMVKPGMPYLDIIHRVKHTFGVPTFAYQVSGEYAMHMAAFQNGWLQEKPAVLESLMCFKRAGSDGVLTYFAKRVAQWLHDAEMQR; from the coding sequence ATGAGCTATGCATTTCCGGGCACCTTTCCGGGTCGCCGTATGCGCCGTGTGCGCCGCCATGATTTCAGCCGCCGTCTGGTGGCCGAGAATCAGCTGACGGTCAACGACCTGATCTATCCGGTGTTCGTCATGGAAGGAAGCAACCGCCGTCAGGCCGTTCCCTCCATGCCGGGCGTGGAGCGCATGACGATTGACGAGCTGGTGAAAGAGGCGGAAGCCATCGCCAAGCTTGGCGTGCCGGTGCTCTCCCTGTTCCCGGTGATTGAGGGTGACCTGAAGTCACTCCATGCGGAAGAGGCTTACAACCCCAATGGTCTGGTGCAGCGCACCATCCGGGCGGTGAAAGATGCGGTGCCGGAGCTGGGCATCCTGACGGACGTGGCGCTGGATCCCTACACCACCCACGGTCAGGACGGCATCATTGATGCCGATGGCTACGTCATCAATGACGTGACCAAAGAGATTCTGGTGCGTCAGGCGCTCTCCCACGCGGAAGCCGGTGCAGAGATCATCGCGCCAAGCGACATGATGGATGGCCGCATCGGTGCCATCCGTGACCAGCTGGAGGCGCAGGGCCTGATCAATACCCAGATCATGGCCTACTCGGCGAAATATGCCTCTTGCTACTACGGCCCGTTCCGTGATGCGGTCGGTTCCAGCAGCAACCTGAAGGGCGGCAACAAAAAGACCTACCAGATGGACCCGGCCAACAGCGATGAGGCGTTGCAGGAGATTGCCCAAGACCTGCAAGAGGGGGCGGATATGGTGATGGTGAAGCCGGGGATGCCGTACCTGGATATCATCCACCGCGTGAAACACACCTTTGGTGTGCCGACCTTCGCCTATCAGGTCTCTGGCGAGTACGCGATGCACATGGCTGCCTTCCAGAATGGCTGGTTGCAGGAGAAGCCCGCGGTGCTGGAGTCCCTGATGTGCTTCAAGCGCGCTGGCTCCGATGGCGTGCTGACCTACTTTGCCAAGCGTGTCGCCCAATGGCTGCATGACGCAGAGATGCAGCGCTAA
- the rfaH gene encoding transcription/translation regulatory transformer protein RfaH: MESWYLLYCKRGQLLRAKAHLERQAVNCLSPMITFEKMVRGRRTAVSEPLFPNYMFVEFDPARIHTTTISATRGVSHFIRFGNQPVIVSPTVIGELARQPTQTVSDPDMPQPGDKVLITDGVFEGLQAIYTEPDGEARSMLLLTLLNKQVHQSLDNRQFHKL, from the coding sequence ATGGAATCTTGGTACTTATTGTATTGCAAGCGCGGACAGCTCCTGCGCGCGAAAGCGCACCTGGAACGGCAGGCCGTCAATTGCCTCAGCCCAATGATCACCTTTGAAAAGATGGTCAGAGGACGCCGTACCGCCGTCAGTGAGCCGCTCTTCCCGAACTACATGTTCGTCGAGTTTGACCCGGCGCGCATTCACACGACCACCATCAGCGCGACGCGCGGCGTCAGCCACTTTATCCGTTTCGGTAACCAGCCGGTGATTGTCAGCCCGACGGTGATTGGCGAACTGGCGCGCCAGCCGACACAAACGGTCAGTGACCCTGACATGCCGCAGCCCGGCGACAAAGTGTTGATCACCGATGGCGTGTTTGAGGGGCTTCAGGCCATCTACACCGAGCCGGATGGCGAGGCGCGTTCGATGCTGCTGCTGACGCTGCTCAACAAACAGGTGCACCAGAGCCTCGACAACCGCCAGTTTCACAAGCTGTGA
- the pepE gene encoding dipeptidase PepE — MELFLLSNGKLAGDDRLLGYAHERLAEMIARRGVESAILIPYALIRGDYSQRAQELEAALGIRVSSIHHAGSPAEALSHAQCIIVCGGNTWMLNQMLHEHSLIVPIQQAVRERGTPYIGWSAGCNVATPSIRTTNDMPVRNNVVLPALGLFPVQINPHYIDTHPEGHMGETRDERIAEFCAVNPSESVIGLREGSLLQVSGNRLEYFSARGEGYKLFRHGRAATEHHDAQALAGLVPFGC, encoded by the coding sequence ATGGAGCTGTTTCTGCTGAGCAATGGAAAATTGGCCGGGGATGACCGGCTGCTGGGCTATGCGCATGAGCGGCTGGCGGAGATGATTGCCCGCCGGGGCGTGGAGTCGGCCATCCTGATCCCGTATGCGCTGATCCGGGGCGACTACAGCCAGCGGGCGCAGGAGCTGGAGGCGGCGCTCGGCATCCGCGTCAGTAGCATCCACCACGCTGGCAGCCCGGCCGAGGCGCTCAGCCACGCCCAGTGCATCATTGTCTGCGGCGGCAACACCTGGATGCTGAACCAGATGCTGCATGAGCACAGCCTGATTGTGCCGATCCAGCAGGCAGTGCGCGAGCGCGGCACCCCCTACATCGGCTGGAGCGCTGGCTGCAACGTGGCGACCCCCTCCATCCGCACCACCAATGACATGCCAGTACGCAACAACGTGGTGCTGCCAGCGCTGGGGCTGTTCCCGGTGCAGATCAACCCGCACTACATCGATACCCATCCCGAGGGGCATATGGGCGAGACGCGCGATGAACGCATCGCGGAGTTCTGCGCCGTCAACCCGTCAGAGAGCGTCATCGGCCTGCGCGAGGGGAGCCTGCTGCAGGTGAGCGGCAACCGTCTGGAGTACTTCAGCGCGCGTGGCGAGGGCTACAAACTGTTCCGCCACGGCCGCGCCGCCACTGAACACCATGACGCACAGGCGTTGGCCGGGCTGGTGCCCTTCGGCTGCTGA